One window of the Pseudofrankia sp. DC12 genome contains the following:
- a CDS encoding TerD family protein — protein sequence MVTQFGRGQKSQLSAITQGTDLVIGIQLNAPGTSWDISCFGLDGNDRLSDDRYFIFFNQPKSPEGSIELLGAQQGDTAAFRVNLGAVPSSVDKLSFCAAIDGAGSARQIVSGYFRILVGGQEVMRYPFSGADFTAERAVMIGDVYRKGVWRVAANGQGFAGGLAELIRSYGGEVEDEAPAAPPAPAGGFAPPPPLPPPAGGGYAAPPAGGFAPPPPPVPTPAQAQRPAVPAATGPAAAVISLYKEPPPSMAQPVPPGAMASLTPYAENQAPGRWVLQNPRLVKVRLGEDALALRGAMVAYQGNIEFDYKSRGLRGMLEDKLTGQGLKLMTCKGQGEVFLAQDAADLHIVELGQGQQLCVNTKNVLAMDATIRSEVKRIESAGIPGGGVFHFEMAGPGTVVVMTKGTPLTLPVQGPTFADINALVCWTVGQRVSVSSHVGISRQIYHTESGETFNMQFQAMGGGHFIVVQPYEV from the coding sequence GTGGTCACGCAGTTCGGTCGAGGACAGAAGAGCCAGCTGTCCGCGATCACGCAGGGCACCGACCTTGTCATCGGCATCCAGCTCAACGCCCCGGGCACCAGCTGGGACATCTCCTGCTTCGGCCTGGACGGCAACGACCGGCTCTCCGACGACCGGTACTTCATCTTCTTCAACCAGCCGAAGTCGCCGGAAGGCTCGATCGAGCTGCTTGGCGCCCAGCAGGGCGACACCGCCGCGTTCCGGGTGAACCTGGGCGCCGTGCCGTCCTCGGTCGACAAGCTGTCGTTCTGCGCGGCGATCGACGGGGCAGGCAGCGCCCGGCAGATCGTCTCCGGTTACTTCCGGATCCTCGTCGGTGGCCAGGAGGTCATGCGCTACCCGTTCAGCGGGGCCGACTTCACCGCCGAGCGCGCCGTCATGATCGGCGACGTCTACCGCAAGGGTGTCTGGCGGGTCGCCGCCAACGGGCAGGGCTTCGCGGGCGGGCTCGCCGAGCTGATCCGGTCCTACGGCGGCGAGGTCGAGGACGAGGCCCCCGCGGCTCCGCCCGCGCCCGCGGGCGGATTCGCCCCGCCGCCCCCGTTGCCCCCGCCGGCCGGTGGCGGCTACGCCGCGCCGCCCGCAGGTGGGTTCGCCCCGCCGCCGCCGCCCGTTCCGACGCCGGCACAGGCCCAGCGGCCCGCCGTACCAGCGGCCACGGGCCCTGCCGCCGCCGTGATCAGCCTCTACAAGGAACCGCCGCCGTCGATGGCGCAGCCGGTCCCGCCGGGCGCGATGGCGAGCCTCACGCCGTACGCCGAGAACCAGGCGCCGGGCCGGTGGGTGCTGCAGAACCCCCGGCTGGTGAAGGTCCGGCTCGGCGAGGACGCGCTGGCGCTGCGCGGCGCGATGGTCGCCTACCAGGGCAACATCGAGTTCGACTACAAGAGCCGCGGCCTGCGGGGCATGCTCGAGGACAAGCTCACCGGCCAGGGCCTGAAGCTGATGACCTGCAAGGGCCAGGGTGAGGTCTTCCTCGCCCAGGACGCGGCCGACCTGCACATCGTCGAGCTCGGCCAGGGCCAGCAGCTCTGCGTCAACACCAAGAACGTGCTGGCCATGGACGCGACGATCCGCAGCGAGGTCAAGCGGATCGAGAGTGCCGGCATCCCGGGCGGCGGCGTCTTCCACTTCGAGATGGCCGGCCCGGGCACCGTCGTCGTGATGACGAAGGGCACCCCGCTCACCCTGCCCGTCCAGGGGCCGACCTTCGCCGACATCAACGCGCTCGTCTGCTGGACCGTCGGCCAGCGGGTCAGTGTCTCGTCGCACGTCGGGATCTCGCGGCAGATCTACCACACCGAGAGCGGCGAGACGTTCAACATGCAGTTCCAGGCCATGGGCGGTGGCCACTTCATCGTCGTCCAGCCGTACGAGGTCTGA
- a CDS encoding ABC transporter ATP-binding protein — protein MRSFAVRGLTRRHRSGDTVVLANDHVDLDVPAGEVFGILGPNGAGKTTLVRQLMGLLRPDKGSIELFGHDVVARPDLPARLVAYLGQSDLALAELPVATAVETTGRMRGLSKAAARAERDAVLDELDLGGVAGRPLGRISGGQRRLACVATALVGSRPVLVLDEPTTGLDARSRRAVWAALRRRCDDAGVTVVLITHNVLEAETVLDRVAVLDAGRVIACDTPGRLKALVDADVRLELAWREEPPAADPTVRWLGEGATRSGRRWTVRMSPERAREALALLTTGPAFAALDDFSLATPSLEDVYLSLGGTSRDLERM, from the coding sequence GTGCGTAGTTTCGCCGTCCGGGGCCTGACCCGCCGGCACCGTTCCGGGGACACGGTCGTGCTCGCCAACGACCACGTCGATCTCGACGTCCCCGCGGGCGAGGTGTTCGGCATCCTCGGCCCCAACGGCGCCGGTAAGACGACGCTGGTGCGCCAGCTGATGGGCCTGCTGCGGCCCGACAAGGGCAGCATCGAGCTCTTCGGGCACGACGTCGTCGCCCGGCCCGACCTGCCAGCCCGGCTGGTCGCCTATCTTGGCCAGAGCGACCTTGCCCTGGCCGAGCTGCCGGTCGCGACGGCCGTGGAGACCACCGGGCGGATGCGCGGCCTGTCGAAGGCCGCGGCCCGGGCCGAGCGGGACGCGGTGCTCGACGAGCTGGACCTCGGCGGCGTCGCCGGCCGTCCCCTCGGCAGGATCTCCGGCGGCCAGCGCCGGCTGGCGTGCGTCGCGACGGCGCTCGTCGGGTCGCGGCCCGTGCTGGTGCTCGACGAGCCGACGACCGGTCTCGACGCGCGCAGCCGGCGCGCGGTCTGGGCCGCGCTGCGGCGCCGGTGTGATGACGCGGGCGTGACGGTGGTCCTGATCACCCACAACGTGCTGGAGGCGGAGACGGTGCTCGACCGGGTGGCGGTGCTCGACGCCGGTCGGGTGATCGCGTGCGACACCCCGGGCCGGCTGAAGGCGCTTGTCGACGCGGATGTCCGCCTCGAACTCGCCTGGCGCGAGGAGCCGCCCGCCGCCGACCCGACCGTGCGCTGGCTCGGCGAGGGCGCGACCCGCTCCGGGCGCCGCTGGACCGTGCGGATGTCACCGGAGCGGGCCCGCGAGGCGCTCGCCCTGCTGACCACCGGCCCGGCGTTCGCCGCCCTTGACGACTTCAGCCTGGCGACGCCGTCCCTGGAGGACGTCTACCTGTCGCTTGGTGGAACCTCCCGTGACCTGGAGCGGATGTGA
- the lspA gene encoding signal peptidase II has protein sequence MGEAPTSADDVREPGDESVARVYLGWGKEPALTAGKATGAHTGPPAATRADSAPGGVTPPGDEDGELRGGGSAPPAPRPIARTPVRVLLGTAVGVVLLDAITKIIVVATLSGHAPVTLIPGVLELELTRNSGAAFSIGGGVTVLFSLIAVAVVVIVARTARRLASVAWAVVLGAIVGGAVGNLVDRLVRAPGPLRGHVVDWIYLHHWPIFNVADSSIVVAAVLAVILSALGIGLDGGRYSGTDKSGAQVGPPAEQPPAGRG, from the coding sequence GTGGGAGAGGCGCCGACCAGTGCGGATGACGTGCGCGAGCCGGGCGACGAGTCCGTCGCGCGCGTGTATCTGGGCTGGGGCAAGGAGCCGGCACTGACGGCTGGGAAGGCCACCGGTGCGCACACCGGTCCGCCCGCGGCGACGCGGGCCGACAGTGCGCCCGGCGGGGTCACCCCGCCCGGCGACGAAGACGGGGAGCTCCGGGGCGGAGGGTCCGCCCCTCCGGCACCCCGACCGATCGCGCGCACACCGGTGCGTGTTCTGCTCGGTACGGCCGTCGGAGTCGTCCTGCTCGACGCCATCACGAAGATCATCGTTGTGGCGACGCTCTCCGGCCACGCGCCAGTGACGCTGATCCCGGGTGTGCTCGAACTGGAGCTCACCCGCAACTCCGGTGCCGCGTTCAGCATCGGAGGCGGCGTCACTGTCCTGTTCAGCCTGATCGCCGTGGCCGTGGTCGTCATCGTCGCGCGCACCGCCCGCCGGCTGGCTTCGGTCGCCTGGGCGGTCGTGCTGGGCGCGATCGTCGGCGGCGCCGTCGGGAACCTCGTCGACCGGCTGGTGCGCGCTCCCGGGCCGTTGCGCGGCCATGTCGTCGACTGGATCTACCTGCACCACTGGCCGATCTTCAACGTGGCCGACTCGTCGATCGTCGTCGCCGCCGTGCTCGCGGTGATCCTCTCCGCGCTCGGTATCGGTCTGGACGGCGGCCGGTACAGCGGAACGGACAAGTCCGGCGCCCAGGTGGGGCCGCCGGCCGAGCAGCCTCCGGCCGGCCGGGGATGA
- a CDS encoding ABC transporter permease, with product MTIAPVAADGTPPTAGGITAADAAVAPPVTAPARTGQAVVPAVPGRTSFPVAFVAVYRGQLSRGKVARMPLMFVAALQSVGILLLLRGVVDIADVAVAAQAVAGCTVLVVAFVALNLLAQRFGALRAAGALDYYLTLPVPGTAVVLGTAASYATFAIPGVVVTAVTGALLFDLPLGGLWVLAPVALLAGASLAGIGAAAGLLAPRPELATIAGQLGMSVVLFLGIIPSKHLPGVGWLVRDLLPSSYAVDALTETFLPSARWGVVALDLGVCALVAVVTLAAAAAALRRAGTA from the coding sequence GTGACCATCGCCCCCGTCGCCGCCGACGGCACGCCCCCGACGGCGGGCGGCATCACCGCCGCCGATGCCGCCGTCGCGCCGCCGGTCACCGCCCCAGCCCGCACCGGCCAGGCCGTCGTCCCCGCGGTGCCGGGCCGGACGTCGTTCCCGGTCGCGTTCGTGGCCGTCTACCGCGGCCAGCTTTCCCGCGGCAAGGTCGCCCGGATGCCGCTGATGTTCGTCGCCGCGCTGCAGTCCGTCGGCATCCTGCTGCTGCTGCGCGGCGTGGTGGACATCGCCGACGTCGCGGTCGCCGCGCAGGCCGTGGCCGGGTGCACGGTGCTGGTCGTCGCGTTCGTCGCGCTCAACCTGCTGGCCCAGCGGTTCGGCGCGCTGCGGGCGGCCGGCGCGCTGGACTACTACCTGACGCTGCCCGTCCCGGGTACGGCTGTGGTGCTGGGCACCGCGGCCTCCTACGCGACGTTCGCCATTCCCGGCGTCGTCGTCACCGCCGTCACGGGGGCGCTGCTGTTCGACCTGCCGCTCGGCGGCCTGTGGGTGCTCGCCCCGGTCGCACTGCTGGCCGGCGCGAGCCTGGCCGGGATCGGCGCCGCCGCCGGGCTGCTCGCGCCGCGTCCTGAGCTCGCGACGATCGCCGGCCAGCTTGGTATGAGCGTCGTGCTGTTCCTCGGCATCATCCCGTCGAAGCACCTGCCCGGCGTCGGCTGGCTGGTGCGCGACCTGCTGCCGAGCAGCTACGCCGTCGACGCCCTCACCGAGACCTTCCTGCCCTCGGCGCGGTGGGGCGTGGTCGCGCTCGACCTCGGGGTGTGCGCGCTGGTCGCGGTGGTCACCCTGGCCGCCGCCGCCGCGGCGCTGCGCCGGGCCGGCACGGCGTGA
- a CDS encoding AIM24 family protein, with product MQGQLIDHYGQTPVMDRMSKHGSKIAKVVMWPGFDLFARSGSMIGYEGLIEFDPQPPQVRNIAKSWATGEGVPLMTAKGQGLLYLADYGKDVIVLQLTPNEAVSVNGKNILAFDAHLQWGIERVKGVSMMSGMGMFNVAIRNNTPNPGWVAMVSKGTPIMLDTREAPTFVDTDALVGYTEGLHIEKRRTAGIGSMLGRGSGEAFQLGFSGQGFVVVQPSEDARPHFSMRG from the coding sequence GTGCAGGGACAACTGATCGATCACTACGGCCAGACCCCGGTCATGGACCGGATGAGCAAGCACGGGTCGAAGATCGCCAAGGTGGTGATGTGGCCCGGTTTCGACCTGTTCGCCCGGTCCGGCTCGATGATCGGCTACGAGGGCCTCATCGAGTTCGACCCGCAGCCGCCGCAGGTCCGCAACATCGCCAAGAGCTGGGCGACCGGCGAGGGCGTGCCGCTGATGACGGCCAAGGGGCAGGGGCTGCTCTACCTGGCCGACTACGGCAAGGACGTCATCGTCCTGCAGCTCACGCCGAACGAGGCCGTGTCGGTCAACGGCAAGAACATCCTGGCCTTCGACGCCCACCTGCAGTGGGGCATCGAGCGCGTCAAGGGCGTGAGCATGATGTCCGGCATGGGCATGTTCAACGTGGCCATCCGCAACAACACGCCCAACCCCGGCTGGGTGGCGATGGTCTCGAAGGGCACGCCGATCATGCTGGACACCCGCGAGGCGCCGACGTTCGTCGACACCGACGCGCTGGTCGGCTACACCGAGGGCCTGCACATCGAGAAGCGGCGCACCGCCGGGATCGGCAGCATGCTCGGCCGCGGCTCGGGTGAGGCGTTCCAGCTGGGCTTCTCCGGCCAGGGCTTCGTCGTCGTCCAGCCCAGCGAGGACGCCCGACCGCACTTCTCGATGCGGGGCTGA
- a CDS encoding AIM24 family protein yields MSYPPPPPGPGYPPPPGQGFPPPPGGYPPPPGGGYPQAPGGYPPPAPGGFPPPPGAPGGFPPGGPGAFPPGMPPPPPGMGPGAPNPSGGIRSSLLDNPEVSSAERFTLQNGKMLKANLGAQGMREFYARAGAMVAYKGGVHFDGQWEGWAGQWSHLFGDGETLHLMKVHGAGTVFLANQAQDVYLVDLDGRDGFTIDGRNVLAFDTSLSWEIVKIQSHVGIAGVGGYQIELTGSGKLAICVTGAPLVMRVTTQNYYFADADAVVGWSSGLQVSMEAAVTSSSAWKPRGNTGEGWQMQFTGDGFVVVQPSELMPPYNALAGRGPAAQLFGMGQSGFAGNRLGGQGNPHGSGQPGHPQGGQPGLGGLFGQMGRGFL; encoded by the coding sequence ATGAGCTACCCGCCGCCTCCGCCAGGTCCCGGCTACCCCCCGCCGCCCGGCCAGGGCTTCCCGCCACCGCCTGGCGGCTACCCGCCGCCGCCCGGGGGCGGCTACCCGCAGGCCCCCGGTGGCTACCCGCCGCCCGCGCCCGGTGGGTTCCCGCCGCCGCCCGGTGCTCCCGGTGGCTTCCCGCCCGGTGGCCCCGGCGCGTTTCCGCCCGGGATGCCGCCTCCACCGCCCGGCATGGGCCCGGGGGCGCCCAACCCGAGTGGCGGTATCCGCAGCTCGCTGCTCGACAACCCCGAGGTCAGCAGCGCGGAGCGGTTCACCCTGCAGAACGGCAAGATGCTCAAGGCGAACCTCGGCGCCCAGGGCATGCGCGAGTTCTACGCGCGCGCCGGCGCCATGGTCGCCTACAAGGGCGGCGTCCACTTCGACGGCCAGTGGGAGGGCTGGGCCGGGCAGTGGAGCCACCTGTTCGGCGACGGCGAGACCCTGCACCTGATGAAGGTCCACGGAGCGGGCACGGTCTTCCTCGCCAACCAGGCGCAGGACGTCTACCTCGTCGACCTCGACGGCCGGGACGGCTTCACCATCGACGGCCGCAACGTGCTTGCCTTCGACACCAGCCTCAGCTGGGAGATCGTCAAGATCCAGTCGCACGTCGGGATCGCCGGGGTCGGCGGCTACCAGATCGAGCTGACCGGCAGCGGCAAGCTCGCGATCTGCGTCACCGGTGCGCCGCTGGTCATGCGGGTCACGACGCAGAACTACTACTTCGCGGACGCGGACGCCGTCGTCGGCTGGTCGTCCGGCCTGCAGGTCTCGATGGAGGCCGCGGTGACGTCGAGCTCGGCCTGGAAGCCGCGCGGCAACACCGGCGAGGGCTGGCAGATGCAGTTCACCGGTGACGGCTTCGTCGTCGTCCAGCCGAGCGAGCTGATGCCGCCCTACAACGCGCTCGCCGGCCGGGGCCCGGCCGCCCAGTTGTTCGGCATGGGCCAGAGCGGCTTCGCCGGCAACCGCCTCGGCGGCCAGGGCAACCCGCACGGCAGCGGCCAGCCCGGGCACCCGCAGGGCGGCCAGCCCGGCCTCGGTGGCCTGTTCGGCCAGATGGGCCGGGGCTTCCTGTAG
- the ileS gene encoding isoleucine--tRNA ligase, with product MTSPTETPTTAPSAAGPPAFAPLPASVDLPAFERETLDRWRDTQVFERSLAATADAPLWVFFEGPPTANGKPGAHHVEARVFKDIFPRYRTMKGYHVPRRAGWDCHGLPVELAVEKELGFTSKSDIEKYGIAEFNDRCRESVLRHVADFSAMTERMGYWVDLDGAYRTMDTAYIESVWWSLRQIFDKGLLVEDFRVTPYCPRDETPLSDHEVSQGYKDVADPSVYVRFPVVPGTGPEGFFTAERDARLLVWTTTPWTLVSNTAVAAHPDVTYVLVRTAAGEHLVVAEPLVATALGDAAEAATVVDRLTGAQLAGTRYQRPFELLDAARFEPGADGVTGRLAAGRAPAAPHSVLLADYVTTTDGTGLVHQAPAFGAEDLGVCRGVGLPVVNPIGSDGHFLADVPLVGGQFFKDADAPLTADLDARGLLWRGTSYVHSYPHCWRCHTPLIYYPLPSWYIRTTAIRDRLLAENARTDWHPERIKTGRYGEWLRNNVDWALSRNRYWGTPLPVWRCQDDPAHLTCVGSLAELSTLAGRDLSALDPHRPFVDDVTLPCQREGCGGTASRVPEVIDVWYDSGAMPFAQWGAPHRNQDEFARHYPAQYICEAIDQTRGWFYTMMAVGTLVFDQSSYETVLCLGLLLDADGRKMSKHIGNVLDPFALFEQHGADAVRWLMLAGGSPWSDRRVGHEAIEDIVRKVLLTYWNTASFFSLYASAARWDPAAAPGTAPADRPVLDRWALSELAATVREVDEALEKFDTLRAGRRLSQFVDDLSNWYVRRSRRRFWGGDPDALDTLHRCLDGVTRAMAPFAPFLTDWLWARLFAHTPGAPDSVHLAGWPEPPAEWVDETLSEQMTLVRRVVELGRAARAGSAVRTRQPLPRAVVGGAAFEALPAELRAQIADELNVTAVEGATADVVDVTVKPNFRALGRRFGKRTPVVASAVASAGLPVDGKLTVVVEGESIELSGDELIVTETPRQGWAVTSESGLSVALDLEITPELARAGLARDVVRVLQDARKSSGLEITDRVDVWWSASKAPTALALREHAAAVAEEVLAVSFVEGDLPHGTHHTADELGLTFALGKAEPAAR from the coding sequence ATGACCAGCCCCACGGAAACGCCCACCACCGCGCCCAGCGCCGCCGGCCCGCCGGCGTTCGCGCCGCTGCCGGCGTCGGTCGACCTGCCAGCCTTCGAGCGGGAGACGCTCGACCGCTGGCGTGACACCCAGGTCTTCGAGCGCTCGCTCGCGGCGACCGCCGACGCTCCGCTGTGGGTGTTCTTCGAGGGCCCGCCGACCGCCAACGGCAAGCCGGGCGCCCACCACGTCGAGGCGCGGGTGTTCAAGGACATCTTCCCGCGCTACCGGACGATGAAGGGTTACCACGTCCCGCGCCGGGCCGGCTGGGACTGCCACGGCCTTCCGGTCGAGCTCGCGGTGGAGAAGGAGCTGGGCTTCACCAGCAAGTCGGACATCGAGAAGTACGGCATCGCCGAGTTCAACGACCGCTGCCGCGAGTCGGTGCTGCGCCACGTCGCCGACTTCTCCGCGATGACCGAGCGCATGGGCTACTGGGTCGACCTCGACGGCGCCTACCGCACGATGGACACCGCCTACATCGAGTCCGTCTGGTGGTCGCTGCGGCAGATCTTCGACAAGGGCCTGCTGGTCGAGGACTTCCGGGTCACCCCGTACTGCCCGCGCGACGAGACGCCGCTGTCGGACCACGAGGTCTCCCAGGGCTACAAGGATGTCGCCGACCCCTCGGTCTACGTCCGCTTCCCGGTCGTCCCCGGCACCGGTCCGGAGGGCTTCTTCACCGCGGAGCGGGACGCGAGGCTGCTCGTCTGGACGACGACCCCGTGGACGCTGGTCTCGAACACGGCTGTCGCCGCCCATCCGGACGTCACCTACGTCCTCGTGCGCACCGCCGCGGGGGAGCACCTCGTGGTCGCCGAGCCGCTCGTCGCCACGGCCCTCGGCGACGCGGCCGAGGCGGCCACGGTCGTCGACCGGCTGACCGGCGCCCAGCTCGCCGGCACCCGCTACCAGCGGCCGTTCGAGCTGCTCGACGCGGCCCGGTTCGAGCCCGGCGCCGACGGGGTCACCGGCCGGCTCGCCGCCGGCCGTGCCCCGGCGGCCCCGCACTCGGTGCTGCTCGCCGACTACGTCACCACCACCGACGGCACGGGCCTGGTCCACCAGGCGCCGGCGTTCGGTGCCGAGGACCTCGGGGTCTGCCGCGGCGTGGGCCTGCCGGTCGTCAACCCGATCGGCTCGGACGGACACTTCCTCGCGGACGTCCCGCTGGTCGGCGGCCAGTTCTTCAAGGACGCCGACGCGCCGCTGACCGCCGACCTCGACGCCCGCGGCCTGCTCTGGCGGGGCACCAGCTATGTGCACAGCTACCCGCACTGCTGGCGCTGCCACACGCCGCTGATCTACTACCCGCTGCCGAGCTGGTACATCCGCACGACGGCGATCCGTGACCGGCTCCTCGCCGAGAACGCGCGGACCGACTGGCACCCGGAGCGGATCAAGACCGGCCGCTATGGGGAGTGGCTGCGCAACAACGTCGACTGGGCGCTGTCGCGCAACCGCTACTGGGGCACCCCACTGCCGGTCTGGCGCTGCCAGGACGACCCGGCGCACCTGACCTGTGTCGGATCGCTGGCCGAGCTGTCGACGCTCGCCGGCCGCGACCTGTCCGCGCTCGACCCGCACCGGCCGTTCGTCGACGACGTCACCCTGCCCTGCCAGCGCGAGGGCTGCGGCGGCACCGCCAGCCGGGTGCCCGAGGTGATCGACGTCTGGTACGACAGCGGCGCGATGCCGTTCGCCCAGTGGGGCGCCCCGCACCGCAACCAGGACGAGTTCGCCAGGCACTACCCGGCGCAGTACATCTGCGAGGCGATCGACCAGACCCGCGGCTGGTTCTACACGATGATGGCCGTCGGCACGCTGGTCTTCGACCAGTCGAGCTACGAGACCGTGCTCTGCCTCGGCCTGCTGCTGGACGCCGACGGGCGCAAGATGTCCAAGCACATCGGCAACGTCCTGGACCCCTTCGCGCTGTTCGAGCAGCACGGCGCGGACGCGGTCCGCTGGCTGATGCTCGCCGGCGGCTCGCCGTGGTCGGACCGCCGGGTCGGCCACGAGGCGATCGAGGACATCGTCCGCAAGGTCCTGCTGACCTACTGGAACACCGCGTCCTTCTTCTCCCTCTACGCGTCGGCCGCGCGCTGGGACCCGGCGGCCGCTCCCGGCACGGCGCCCGCCGACCGCCCGGTCCTGGACCGCTGGGCCCTTTCGGAGCTGGCCGCGACCGTCCGGGAGGTCGACGAGGCGCTGGAGAAGTTCGACACGCTGCGCGCCGGTCGACGCCTCTCCCAGTTCGTCGACGACCTGTCGAACTGGTACGTCCGTCGGTCACGGCGGCGGTTCTGGGGCGGCGACCCGGACGCACTGGACACGCTGCACCGCTGCCTGGACGGTGTGACTCGGGCGATGGCGCCGTTCGCGCCGTTCCTGACCGACTGGCTGTGGGCCCGCCTGTTCGCGCACACCCCGGGCGCGCCGGACTCGGTGCACCTGGCCGGCTGGCCCGAGCCGCCGGCCGAGTGGGTCGACGAGACGCTCTCCGAGCAGATGACCCTGGTGCGGCGGGTGGTGGAGCTCGGCCGGGCCGCCCGGGCCGGGAGCGCGGTGCGTACCCGCCAGCCGTTGCCGCGCGCCGTCGTCGGCGGGGCCGCCTTCGAGGCGCTGCCCGCCGAGCTGCGGGCCCAGATCGCCGACGAGCTCAACGTCACGGCCGTCGAAGGCGCGACGGCGGACGTCGTCGACGTCACGGTCAAGCCGAACTTCCGGGCGTTGGGCCGCCGGTTCGGCAAGCGGACGCCGGTCGTGGCGAGCGCCGTGGCCTCCGCGGGCCTGCCCGTGGACGGGAAGCTCACGGTCGTGGTCGAGGGCGAGTCGATCGAGCTGTCGGGCGACGAGCTGATCGTGACCGAGACGCCGCGCCAGGGCTGGGCCGTCACCTCGGAGTCGGGCCTCTCGGTCGCGCTCGACCTGGAGATCACCCCGGAGCTCGCCCGGGCCGGCCTCGCCCGGGACGTCGTCCGAGTCCTCCAGGACGCCCGCAAGAGCTCCGGCCTGGAGATCACCGACCGGGTCGACGTCTGGTGGTCGGCGTCCAAGGCCCCGACGGCACTGGCGCTGCGCGAGCACGCGGCGGCGGTGGCCGAAGAGGTCCTCGCGGTCAGCTTCGTCGAAGGAGATCTACCCCACGGAACCCACCACACCGCCGACGAACTGGGCCTCACCTTCGCCCTGGGCAAGGCGGAACCGGCGGCCAGATAG
- a CDS encoding DUF6308 family protein, translating to MKLAMGTREVFDAESLLEEYLGPRKRGLRYAYPYYDGLVTNGDPDLLCTGDLLAPCLLGVGVDVDRLHTLTALMPLLQRALDKLPPGIELIEADDVTLDLVAALYDPLDDPDVSDRDVKGSLIAKVLHRKRPALVPLFDSKVRIFYQHENCVPAAPKDGRSWRQYMELLVRAMQYDLRENAEEFQRLAQLVPTAGPAVSSLRMLDVVVWMSSAV from the coding sequence GTGAAGCTGGCGATGGGCACCCGGGAGGTCTTCGACGCGGAGAGCCTGCTCGAGGAATACCTGGGGCCGCGCAAGCGCGGGCTGCGGTACGCCTACCCGTACTACGACGGCCTGGTCACGAACGGTGACCCCGATCTGCTCTGCACCGGCGACCTGCTCGCCCCGTGCCTGCTCGGCGTTGGCGTCGACGTCGACCGGCTGCACACCCTGACCGCGTTGATGCCGCTGCTGCAGCGGGCGCTCGACAAGCTACCGCCCGGCATCGAGCTGATCGAGGCCGACGACGTCACCCTCGACCTGGTCGCCGCCCTCTACGACCCGTTGGACGACCCCGACGTCTCCGACCGTGACGTCAAGGGCTCGCTCATCGCCAAGGTCCTGCACCGCAAGCGGCCGGCGCTCGTCCCGCTGTTCGACTCGAAGGTGCGAATCTTCTACCAGCACGAGAACTGCGTGCCGGCGGCCCCGAAGGACGGCCGGTCCTGGCGGCAGTACATGGAGCTGCTGGTCCGCGCGATGCAGTACGACCTGCGCGAGAACGCCGAGGAGTTCCAACGGCTGGCCCAGCTGGTCCCCACCGCCGGCCCGGCCGTCAGCTCGCTGCGGATGCTCGACGTCGTCGTGTGGATGAGCAGCGCCGTCTGA
- a CDS encoding RluA family pseudouridine synthase, translating into MTPVPAEAGSPVSRRPGELRSLPVPDGLDGLRLDAAIARMFGLSRTAAAALVDDGQVSVDGTVPGRSDRVRGGAWLDVELPPPPRPAAEVTATPVDGLRIVHDDDDLVVVDKPVGVAAHPAPGYTGPTVIGALAAAGYRIATSGAAERQGVVHRLDVGTTGVMVVAKSESAYAALKRAFREREVDKRYRAVVQGHPDPLRGTVDAPIDRHPRKPGLFAVVADGKPSVTHYDLDEAFRAASLLEVRLETGRTHQIRVHMAALRHPCVGDLAYGADPALAEKLGLRRQWLHAFQLSFEHPADGRPVTFTSPDPPDLAEALERLRAMS; encoded by the coding sequence ATGACGCCGGTGCCGGCCGAGGCCGGCTCCCCCGTGTCCCGCCGCCCGGGCGAGCTGCGCTCGCTGCCGGTTCCGGACGGCCTGGACGGGCTGCGCCTCGACGCCGCGATCGCGCGGATGTTCGGCCTGTCCCGCACCGCCGCCGCAGCGTTGGTCGACGACGGCCAGGTCAGCGTGGACGGGACCGTGCCCGGCCGCTCCGACCGGGTACGCGGCGGCGCCTGGCTGGACGTCGAGCTGCCGCCCCCGCCACGGCCGGCCGCAGAGGTGACGGCGACTCCCGTCGACGGCCTGAGGATCGTGCACGACGACGACGACCTCGTGGTCGTCGACAAGCCCGTCGGAGTGGCCGCCCACCCGGCGCCCGGCTATACCGGACCGACCGTGATCGGCGCGCTCGCCGCCGCCGGCTACCGGATCGCCACCTCCGGCGCAGCCGAGCGGCAGGGCGTCGTGCACCGCCTCGACGTCGGCACCACCGGGGTCATGGTGGTCGCCAAGAGCGAGTCGGCCTACGCGGCGCTCAAGCGGGCGTTCCGCGAGCGCGAGGTCGACAAGCGCTACCGCGCTGTCGTCCAGGGCCATCCCGACCCGCTGCGCGGCACCGTGGACGCCCCGATCGACCGGCACCCGCGCAAGCCGGGCCTGTTCGCCGTCGTCGCCGACGGCAAGCCGAGCGTCACCCACTACGACCTCGACGAGGCGTTCCGCGCCGCGTCACTGCTCGAGGTCCGGCTGGAGACCGGCCGCACCCACCAGATCCGGGTGCACATGGCCGCGCTGCGCCATCCCTGCGTCGGCGACCTGGCCTACGGGGCCGACCCGGCACTCGCCGAGAAGCTCGGCCTGCGCCGCCAGTGGCTGCACGCCTTCCAACTGTCCTTCGAGCATCCGGCGGACGGCAGGCCGGTCACCTTCACCAGCCCCGACCCGCCTGATCTCGCCGAGGCGCTGGAGCGGCTCCGGGCGATGTCGTGA